A single window of Mycolicibacterium madagascariense DNA harbors:
- the tsaE gene encoding tRNA (adenosine(37)-N6)-threonylcarbamoyltransferase complex ATPase subunit type 1 TsaE → MAEVLEGTAELPTAVDTRALGARLGADLRAGDVVVLSGPLGAGKTLLAKGIAEAMDVTGLVTSPTFVLARVHPPVRPGAPAMVHVDVYRLLDHPGADLLAELDSLDLDADLDDSVVVVEWGEGLVERLSERHLDVRLERGSDTDVRVATWRWYVGTTT, encoded by the coding sequence ATGGCTGAGGTGCTCGAGGGTACGGCCGAACTGCCGACGGCCGTTGACACCAGGGCGCTCGGCGCCCGCCTCGGCGCGGACCTGCGGGCCGGGGACGTCGTCGTGCTGTCCGGGCCCCTCGGAGCGGGAAAGACGTTGTTGGCCAAGGGAATCGCGGAGGCCATGGACGTGACCGGACTGGTGACGTCGCCGACGTTCGTCCTCGCGCGGGTGCATCCGCCGGTGCGGCCGGGCGCGCCCGCCATGGTGCACGTCGACGTCTATCGCCTGCTGGACCATCCCGGTGCCGACCTGCTCGCCGAACTCGACTCGCTGGATCTCGACGCCGATCTCGACGACTCCGTGGTCGTGGTCGAGTGGGGTGAGGGCCTCGTCGAACGCCTCTCGGAACGCCATCTCGACGTCAGGCTCGAGCGCGGCAGTGACACCGACGTGCGGGTGGCCACCTGGCGGTGGTACGTGGGAACTACGACGTGA
- the tsaB gene encoding tRNA (adenosine(37)-N6)-threonylcarbamoyltransferase complex dimerization subunit type 1 TsaB — protein sequence MIVLAIDTATPAVTAGVVGHSASGVEVLAERVTVDPRAHAEQLTPNVLGALADAGLTMADLDAVVVGCGPGPFTGLRVGMASAAAYAHALNLPVYGVCSLDAIGVDTTGDVLVVTDARRREVYWARYRDGVRVDGPAVAAPADVPPGAEAVAGSREHAALFEVPMLPPVAPTASGLVRAVEWTQPPQPLVPMYLRRPDATPAGAGRS from the coding sequence GTGATCGTCCTCGCGATCGACACCGCGACCCCCGCCGTCACCGCGGGGGTGGTCGGCCATTCCGCGTCGGGAGTCGAGGTGCTCGCGGAGCGCGTGACCGTCGACCCCCGGGCTCACGCCGAGCAGCTCACGCCAAACGTGTTGGGGGCCTTGGCCGATGCCGGCCTGACGATGGCCGACCTCGACGCCGTCGTCGTCGGCTGCGGCCCAGGGCCCTTCACCGGCCTGCGGGTCGGCATGGCGAGCGCGGCCGCCTACGCGCACGCATTGAATCTCCCGGTGTACGGGGTGTGCAGCCTCGACGCGATCGGCGTGGACACCACCGGTGACGTCCTGGTGGTCACCGATGCGCGGCGGCGCGAGGTGTACTGGGCGCGCTACCGCGACGGTGTGCGCGTCGACGGGCCCGCAGTCGCCGCCCCCGCGGACGTACCCCCCGGCGCCGAGGCCGTCGCCGGATCCCGCGAGCACGCAGCGCTATTCGAGGTGCCGATGTTGCCGCCCGTCGCCCCGACGGCCTCCGGGCTGGTGCGCGCGGTGGAGTGGACGCAGCCGCCGCAACCGCTGGTGCCGATGTACCTGCGGCGCCCCGACGCCACCCCTGCCGGGGCGGGGCGATCGTGA
- the rimI gene encoding ribosomal protein S18-alanine N-acetyltransferase has product MTVEYGALATGDADRCAQLEAQLFPGDDPWPAVAFIRELESAHNHYVAARVDGEVVGYAGVSRLGRKPPYEYEIHTIGVDERCQGQGIGRALLDRLLEIADGGTVFLEVRTDNAAAIGLYESAGFAKIGLRKRYYRVSGADAYTMKREAS; this is encoded by the coding sequence GTGACCGTCGAATACGGGGCGCTGGCCACCGGGGACGCCGACCGATGCGCGCAGCTGGAGGCGCAGCTGTTCCCAGGCGATGACCCGTGGCCGGCCGTGGCGTTCATCCGCGAGCTGGAGTCCGCCCACAACCACTACGTGGCGGCCCGTGTCGACGGTGAGGTCGTCGGCTACGCGGGTGTCTCCCGGCTGGGCCGAAAACCGCCGTACGAGTACGAGATTCACACGATCGGCGTCGACGAGCGCTGCCAGGGTCAGGGCATCGGTCGGGCGCTGCTGGACCGGCTGCTCGAGATCGCCGACGGTGGCACGGTCTTCCTCGAGGTGCGCACCGACAACGCGGCGGCCATCGGCCTCTACGAGAGCGCCGGCTTCGCCAAGATCGGCCTGCGCAAGAGGTACTACCGGGTCAGTGGCGCCGACGCGTACACGATGAAGCGGGAGGCATCATGA
- the tsaD gene encoding tRNA (adenosine(37)-N6)-threonylcarbamoyltransferase complex transferase subunit TsaD, whose protein sequence is MIVLAIESSCDETGVGICELDPDGSIRLLADEVASSVDEHARFGGVVPEIASRAHLEALGPTMRRALQVAGVDKPDVVAATIGPGLAGALLVGVAAAKAYSAAWGVPFYAVNHLGGHLAADVYDHGPLPESVGLLVSGGHTNLLHVRSLGEPIEELGSTVDDAAGEAYDKIARLLGLGYPGGRVLDELARTGDRDAIVFPRGMTGPRDDPHAFSFSGLKTAVARYVESHPQAATADVAAGFQEAVADVLTRKAVRAAEALGVSTLLIAGGVAANSRLRELAEERCAAAGMTLRVPRPRLCTDNGAMIASFAAHLIAAGASPSPLDAATDPGLPVVRGQVA, encoded by the coding sequence ATGATCGTCCTGGCCATCGAGAGCTCCTGTGACGAAACGGGAGTCGGCATCTGCGAACTCGACCCCGACGGGTCGATCCGACTGCTCGCCGACGAGGTCGCCTCCAGTGTCGACGAGCACGCGCGCTTCGGCGGCGTGGTGCCCGAGATCGCGTCCCGGGCGCACCTGGAGGCCCTCGGCCCGACGATGCGTCGGGCGCTGCAGGTCGCGGGTGTCGACAAGCCCGACGTCGTGGCGGCCACCATCGGACCGGGTCTCGCCGGGGCGCTGCTGGTGGGAGTGGCTGCGGCCAAGGCGTACTCGGCGGCGTGGGGGGTCCCGTTCTACGCGGTCAACCACCTGGGTGGACATCTGGCCGCCGACGTCTACGACCACGGCCCGCTGCCGGAGAGCGTCGGGTTGTTGGTGTCGGGCGGTCACACCAACCTGTTGCACGTGCGCTCGCTCGGGGAGCCCATCGAGGAACTCGGCAGCACCGTCGACGACGCGGCGGGGGAGGCCTACGACAAGATCGCCCGGCTGCTCGGCCTTGGATATCCGGGGGGCCGGGTGCTCGACGAGCTGGCCCGCACCGGGGACCGCGACGCCATCGTGTTCCCGCGGGGCATGACGGGCCCCCGCGACGATCCCCATGCGTTCAGCTTCTCGGGCCTGAAGACGGCGGTCGCCCGATACGTGGAGTCGCACCCGCAGGCCGCCACCGCGGACGTGGCAGCGGGCTTCCAGGAGGCGGTGGCCGACGTCCTCACCCGCAAGGCGGTGCGTGCCGCCGAAGCCCTCGGGGTGTCGACGCTGCTGATCGCCGGCGGCGTCGCAGCCAACTCACGGCTGCGCGAGTTGGCCGAAGAGCGTTGTGCGGCAGCAGGTATGACACTGCGGGTGCCGCGGCCGCGGCTGTGCACCGACAACGGGGCGATGATCGCCTCGTTCGCCGCCCATCTGATCGCCGCCGGCGCGTCGCCGTCCCCGCTCGACGCCGCCACCGACCCCGGTCTGCCGGTCGTCAGGGGACAGGTGGCGTGA
- the groES gene encoding co-chaperone GroES, translating to MVRDLARIAPNNVEGSNVAVNIKPLEDKILVQANEAETTTASGLVIPDTAKEKPQEGTVVAVGPGRWDEDGEKRIPLDVAEGDTVIYSKYGGTEIKYNNEEYLILSARDVLAVVSK from the coding sequence ATGGTCCGGGATCTAGCTCGGATCGCACCCAACAATGTGGAGGGCTCCAACGTGGCCGTGAACATCAAGCCACTCGAGGACAAGATCCTCGTTCAGGCCAATGAGGCCGAGACTACGACCGCTTCCGGTCTAGTCATCCCCGACACCGCCAAGGAGAAGCCGCAGGAAGGCACCGTCGTCGCAGTGGGCCCCGGCCGCTGGGACGAGGATGGCGAAAAGCGCATCCCCCTGGACGTCGCCGAGGGCGACACCGTCATCTACAGCAAGTACGGCGGCACCGAGATCAAGTACAACAACGAGGAGTACCTGATCCTGTCCGCACGCGACGTGCTGGCAGTCGTCTCCAAGTAA
- the groL gene encoding chaperonin GroEL (60 kDa chaperone family; promotes refolding of misfolded polypeptides especially under stressful conditions; forms two stacked rings of heptamers to form a barrel-shaped 14mer; ends can be capped by GroES; misfolded proteins enter the barrel where they are refolded when GroES binds) translates to MSKQIEFNETARRAMEAGVDKLADAVRVTLGPRGRHVVLAKAFGGPVVTNDGVTIAREIDLEDPFENLGAQLVKSVATKTNDVAGDGTTTATVLAQAIIKSGLRNVAAGANPIELGLGIAKAADAVSEALLAAATPISDENGIAQVATVSSRDEVIGELVGAAMTKVGHDGVVTVEESSTLNTELEVTEGVGFDKGFTSAYFITDFDSQEAVLEDALVLLNREKISSLPDLLPLLEKVAEAGKPLLIIAEDVEGEALSTLVVNAIRKTLKAVAVKAPFFGDRRKAFLDDLAVVTGGQVVNPDVGLLLREVGLDVLGTARRVVVSKDSTVIVDGGGSQDAIEARKSQLRAEIEATDSDWDREKLEERLAKLSGGVAVIKVGAATETDLKKRKEAVEDAVSAAKAAIEEGIVTGGGSALVQAGSVLTSLRESLRGDQALGVDVFASALASPLFWIATNAGLDGSVVVNKVSQLPAGQGFNAATLEYGDLLADGVVDPVKVTRSAVLNAASVARMILTTETAVVDKPAPVEDDGHGHGGHGHAH, encoded by the coding sequence ATGAGCAAGCAGATTGAGTTCAACGAGACTGCGCGCCGGGCGATGGAAGCGGGTGTCGACAAGCTCGCCGACGCCGTTCGCGTCACGCTCGGGCCGCGCGGCAGGCACGTCGTCCTGGCCAAGGCCTTCGGCGGTCCCGTCGTGACCAACGACGGCGTCACCATCGCCCGCGAGATCGACCTCGAGGATCCGTTCGAGAACCTGGGCGCCCAACTGGTCAAGTCGGTGGCCACCAAGACCAACGACGTGGCCGGCGACGGCACCACCACCGCCACCGTGCTCGCCCAGGCCATCATCAAGTCCGGCCTGCGCAACGTCGCCGCGGGCGCCAACCCCATCGAGTTGGGCCTCGGCATCGCCAAGGCCGCCGACGCGGTGTCCGAGGCACTGCTGGCCGCCGCGACGCCCATCAGCGACGAGAACGGCATCGCGCAGGTCGCCACCGTCTCCTCGCGCGACGAGGTGATCGGCGAGTTGGTCGGTGCGGCCATGACGAAGGTCGGCCACGACGGCGTCGTCACCGTCGAGGAGTCCTCGACGCTGAACACCGAGCTCGAGGTCACCGAAGGCGTCGGCTTCGACAAGGGCTTCACCTCGGCCTACTTCATCACCGACTTCGACTCCCAGGAGGCCGTCCTCGAGGACGCGCTCGTCCTGCTGAACCGGGAGAAGATCAGCTCGCTGCCGGACCTGCTGCCGCTGCTGGAGAAGGTCGCCGAGGCGGGCAAGCCGCTGCTGATCATCGCCGAAGACGTTGAGGGCGAAGCGCTTTCGACGCTGGTGGTCAACGCCATTCGCAAGACGCTCAAGGCCGTCGCGGTCAAGGCGCCGTTCTTCGGCGACCGCCGCAAGGCCTTCCTCGACGACCTCGCCGTCGTCACCGGCGGACAGGTCGTCAACCCCGACGTCGGTCTGCTGCTGCGCGAGGTCGGCCTCGACGTGCTCGGCACCGCCCGGCGCGTCGTCGTCAGCAAGGACAGCACGGTCATCGTCGACGGCGGCGGCAGCCAGGACGCGATCGAGGCCCGCAAGTCTCAGCTGCGCGCCGAGATCGAGGCGACGGATTCGGACTGGGATCGCGAGAAGCTCGAGGAGCGGCTGGCGAAGCTGTCCGGCGGCGTCGCGGTCATCAAGGTCGGCGCCGCCACCGAGACCGATCTCAAGAAGCGCAAGGAAGCCGTCGAGGACGCGGTCTCTGCGGCGAAGGCCGCCATCGAGGAGGGCATCGTCACCGGCGGTGGCTCGGCGCTCGTCCAGGCGGGCTCGGTGCTGACGTCGCTGCGCGAATCCCTCAGGGGCGACCAGGCGCTCGGCGTGGACGTGTTCGCGTCCGCGCTGGCCTCGCCGCTGTTCTGGATCGCCACCAACGCGGGCCTCGACGGCTCGGTCGTGGTCAACAAGGTGTCGCAGCTGCCTGCCGGTCAGGGCTTCAACGCGGCGACGCTGGAGTACGGCGACCTGCTGGCCGACGGCGTCGTCGACCCGGTCAAGGTGACCCGCTCCGCGGTGCTCAATGCGGCGTCGGTCGCGCGCATGATCCTGACCACCGAGACCGCAGTCGTCGACAAGCCGGCCCCGGTCGAGGACGACGGACACGGCCACGGCGGACACGGGCACGCGCACTAG
- a CDS encoding threonine/serine exporter family protein, giving the protein MDVTRERAGQQWRARRREIVNRIVRETDPPTGSLPKLTASLDAQLDEAYRERVGEVLDLAGSIGAIMMSSGMPATATMEQVSGIVSAYGIERCQVDVISTTIHVAAYRGPTSAPATTLHTVQSRSIDFSRLAAVDRLVVRIRAGQVSPSDARDELDAIVTAPHPYKRWVATLAWGALAFATAGTLGAGLLACLVSALSAMTVDRVNRRLNRHGLPFFFQYAVGGAIATAPPLALYWLSPRLGWTFEPTVAIAAGLVVLLAGLSLVGSVGDVITGAPVTAAGRFFELLMMTAATIAGVALVLHLANRFGAPFVAISGYAPPALAELPARVAFGAASAAAYALACYAERTAAVAAAFGGAAGTIAVLLIQGAGLDPVMASFVAAVFIGLVGRLMERRNLAPPLVVSIAGIVPLLPGLALLHGIYAILNDQHAVGFGSVLNALAIGTALAAGVTLGEWSSWQVRRRRLADRRLGTRAVDPSTP; this is encoded by the coding sequence GTGGACGTGACCCGTGAGCGGGCCGGCCAGCAATGGCGCGCGCGTCGGCGCGAGATCGTGAATCGCATCGTGCGCGAGACCGACCCGCCCACCGGCAGCCTGCCGAAGCTGACCGCCAGCCTCGACGCCCAACTCGACGAGGCCTACCGCGAGCGCGTCGGCGAGGTCCTCGACCTCGCGGGCAGCATCGGCGCCATCATGATGTCATCGGGGATGCCCGCGACGGCCACGATGGAGCAGGTCAGCGGAATCGTCTCGGCCTACGGCATCGAGCGCTGCCAGGTCGACGTCATCAGCACGACGATCCACGTCGCGGCCTACCGCGGGCCCACCTCGGCGCCCGCCACCACCCTGCACACCGTGCAGTCCCGGTCCATCGACTTCAGCCGGCTGGCCGCCGTGGACCGCCTCGTCGTGCGCATCCGGGCGGGCCAGGTGTCACCGTCGGACGCCCGCGACGAACTCGACGCCATCGTCACCGCCCCCCACCCGTACAAGCGCTGGGTCGCGACGCTGGCCTGGGGTGCGCTGGCCTTCGCGACCGCGGGCACCCTGGGCGCGGGCCTGCTGGCCTGCCTGGTCAGCGCCCTGAGTGCGATGACCGTCGATCGGGTCAACCGTCGGCTCAATCGGCACGGCCTGCCGTTCTTCTTCCAGTACGCGGTCGGTGGGGCCATCGCGACCGCGCCGCCGCTGGCGCTCTACTGGCTCAGCCCCCGGCTCGGGTGGACCTTCGAACCGACCGTCGCGATCGCCGCCGGTCTCGTCGTCCTGCTCGCCGGCCTGTCGCTGGTGGGGTCGGTCGGCGACGTGATCACCGGCGCGCCCGTGACGGCGGCGGGCCGCTTCTTCGAATTGCTCATGATGACCGCCGCGACGATTGCCGGCGTGGCGCTGGTGCTGCACCTGGCCAACCGATTCGGCGCGCCGTTCGTCGCGATCAGCGGCTACGCGCCGCCCGCCCTGGCGGAGTTGCCCGCGCGCGTCGCGTTCGGTGCGGCGAGCGCGGCGGCCTATGCACTTGCGTGCTACGCCGAGCGGACCGCCGCGGTGGCGGCCGCGTTCGGCGGTGCGGCGGGCACCATCGCGGTGCTGCTGATCCAGGGCGCGGGACTCGACCCGGTGATGGCGTCGTTCGTCGCGGCGGTGTTCATCGGGTTGGTGGGCAGGTTGATGGAGCGCCGAAATCTCGCGCCACCACTGGTGGTGTCGATCGCCGGCATCGTGCCGCTGCTGCCCGGGTTGGCGCTCCTGCACGGGATCTACGCGATCCTCAACGACCAGCACGCCGTCGGCTTCGGCTCGGTGCTCAACGCCTTGGCCATCGGGACCGCGCTCGCCGCGGGCGTCACCCTCGGCGAGTGGAGTTCGTGGCAGGTGCGTCGCCGGCGTCTCGCGGATCGACGTCTCGGAACACGCGCCGTCGACCCGTCGACGCCGTAG
- a CDS encoding WhiB family transcriptional regulator, which yields MPQPQQLPGPNADIWDWQMSGLCRGVDSSMFFHPDGERGRARAQREMRAKEMCRRCPVVAQCRSHALAVGEPYGIWGGLSESERELLLKRGIRRTA from the coding sequence GTGCCACAGCCGCAGCAGTTGCCCGGACCCAACGCCGACATCTGGGATTGGCAGATGTCAGGCCTTTGCCGAGGCGTCGACTCGTCGATGTTCTTCCATCCCGATGGCGAGCGGGGCCGTGCCCGCGCTCAGCGCGAAATGCGTGCCAAGGAGATGTGCCGGCGTTGCCCGGTGGTCGCCCAGTGCCGGTCCCACGCCCTCGCCGTCGGCGAGCCCTACGGCATTTGGGGTGGCCTCAGTGAATCCGAGCGCGAGCTGTTGCTGAAGCGAGGCATCCGCCGCACCGCCTGA
- a CDS encoding tetratricopeptide repeat protein: MDALVEVAFGPDPGRWPLPAATTADELWLRAVAAGGQGRYASALSDLDRLARARPEPVLASHAFGTRASFERQLGRHEVARSWDGRAVAAAGQDVEAAADALIGLAADALGRGRFALSRQLLERAADLLGNASGRVAIRLSWVSAELAMCTGRGSQAVGYAEAAVRAAEGWPSARHAAKSQVVLAAALCGAGDLDAARRVAQQAWETTERLGLVPLSWALTCLLHDVGGSSLAAAQIAAARDAYAATVAHRGGDWSAR; this comes from the coding sequence ATGGACGCATTGGTCGAGGTGGCGTTCGGGCCCGATCCCGGCCGGTGGCCGCTGCCAGCCGCGACGACCGCCGACGAGCTGTGGTTGCGCGCCGTCGCCGCGGGCGGACAGGGCCGTTACGCCAGCGCGCTGAGCGACCTGGACCGCCTCGCCAGGGCCCGGCCCGAGCCCGTGCTGGCGTCGCACGCGTTCGGCACCAGGGCGTCGTTCGAGCGCCAGCTCGGCAGGCACGAGGTGGCGCGGTCGTGGGACGGCCGGGCCGTGGCCGCTGCGGGACAGGACGTCGAGGCGGCCGCCGACGCGTTGATCGGGTTGGCCGCCGACGCCCTCGGCCGCGGCCGGTTCGCGCTGTCCCGGCAGTTGCTGGAGCGCGCCGCCGACCTGCTCGGCAACGCCTCGGGCCGGGTGGCGATCCGGCTTTCCTGGGTCAGCGCCGAACTGGCGATGTGCACCGGGCGGGGATCGCAGGCGGTCGGGTACGCCGAGGCCGCGGTGCGCGCCGCCGAGGGGTGGCCGTCCGCGCGGCACGCCGCCAAGTCGCAGGTCGTACTGGCTGCCGCGCTGTGTGGAGCGGGCGACCTCGACGCCGCCCGCCGGGTCGCGCAGCAGGCGTGGGAGACCACCGAGCGACTGGGCCTGGTACCGCTGAGCTGGGCATTGACGTGTCTGCTCCACGACGTGGGCGGCTCGAGCCTGGCGGCGGCGCAGATCGCCGCAGCTCGCGACGCCTATGCCGCGACCGTTGCGCACCGGGGCGGGGACTGGTCGGCGCGGTGA
- a CDS encoding sigma-70 family RNA polymerase sigma factor, whose translation MTISGDSLDGVVAKAVSGDRDALRTVLETIRPIVYRYCRARIGSTERSGLSADDVAQEVCLAAITALPRYKDQGRPFLAFVYGIAAHKVADAHRAQGRNRADATDTLPDRASLAAGPEQLAIESESAERMNRLLAILPEKQREILVLRVVVGMSAEETAEAVGSTAGAVRVAQHRALARLKGELTGLGRGDA comes from the coding sequence ATGACAATTTCGGGAGACAGTCTCGATGGTGTCGTGGCCAAGGCGGTCAGTGGCGATCGAGATGCGCTCCGGACAGTGCTGGAGACCATCCGGCCGATCGTGTACCGGTATTGCCGGGCCAGGATCGGATCGACGGAGCGCAGTGGCCTCTCAGCAGACGACGTGGCTCAGGAGGTGTGCTTGGCCGCCATCACGGCGCTGCCGCGCTACAAGGATCAGGGACGTCCGTTCCTGGCCTTCGTATACGGCATCGCCGCGCACAAGGTTGCTGACGCCCATCGCGCGCAGGGGCGTAACCGCGCCGACGCCACCGACACCCTGCCGGACCGGGCCTCGCTGGCAGCGGGTCCCGAACAGCTGGCCATCGAGTCCGAGTCGGCCGAGCGGATGAACCGGCTGCTGGCGATCCTGCCCGAGAAGCAGCGCGAGATCCTGGTGCTGCGCGTCGTCGTCGGCATGAGCGCCGAGGAGACCGCCGAGGCCGTCGGGAGCACCGCGGGAGCGGTCCGGGTCGCCCAGCACCGCGCCCTGGCACGTCTGAAGGGCGAACTGACCGGATTGGGGCGCGGCGATGCCTGA
- a CDS encoding anti-sigma-D factor RsdA: MPDFGRWTNNGGDPSLNEIARVDQFFEALASSQPVYSTDREEAELAFLLSGWRDDVREAPVTTPVSTGAAVDALRAGLSGRTARRSFAVVGSVAAAVLCIGGFGTAVYGSGPGDTLYGMRSAIFGQAEATRDEQVSLASAQLAQVQQLIDAGQWQQAQDKLVAVSTAVQGVGPVDQKQQLVEQWNALTYKVVEQDPAATLPPPGQPLPVLPSSPLTWLPVPTADATTSASTTSSTSATSTTSETPTSDTSPTSPTETTAPSDSSSSAATSPATSSATTTPSSPSSATPSPTSTAPSVTSPTTSSAAATPPPTSATASTAAPASTPAAPASSSASTATTTTTTTTTTTSVVEPSPPPSTSAAAPAPAPRAQSGPPSQPAERPVAPTTTTVLPPR, translated from the coding sequence ATGCCTGACTTCGGACGGTGGACGAACAACGGCGGCGATCCCTCCCTCAACGAGATCGCCAGGGTCGACCAATTCTTCGAGGCGCTCGCGTCGAGTCAGCCCGTGTACTCCACGGACCGCGAGGAGGCCGAGCTGGCCTTCCTGCTCTCCGGGTGGCGCGACGACGTCCGCGAGGCGCCCGTCACGACCCCGGTGAGCACCGGTGCCGCCGTCGACGCGCTGCGGGCCGGACTGTCGGGGCGCACTGCCCGTCGGTCGTTCGCGGTCGTCGGCTCGGTGGCGGCCGCGGTGCTCTGCATCGGCGGGTTCGGCACCGCCGTCTACGGCTCGGGCCCCGGCGACACGCTCTACGGCATGCGCTCGGCGATCTTCGGCCAGGCCGAGGCGACCCGCGACGAGCAGGTGTCGCTCGCGTCGGCGCAGCTCGCCCAGGTGCAGCAGCTGATCGACGCCGGTCAGTGGCAGCAGGCCCAGGACAAGTTGGTGGCGGTCAGCACGGCCGTGCAGGGCGTCGGTCCGGTCGATCAGAAGCAGCAGCTCGTCGAGCAGTGGAATGCGTTGACCTACAAGGTCGTCGAGCAGGACCCCGCCGCGACGCTGCCTCCGCCCGGGCAGCCGCTGCCGGTGCTGCCGTCCTCACCGCTGACGTGGTTGCCCGTGCCCACGGCGGACGCCACGACGAGCGCTTCGACGACCTCCTCGACGTCTGCGACGTCCACCACCTCGGAGACGCCGACGTCGGATACCAGCCCCACGTCGCCGACCGAGACGACGGCCCCGTCGGACTCCTCTTCTTCTGCTGCGACGTCACCCGCGACGTCTTCCGCCACGACGACGCCGAGCAGCCCGAGTTCGGCGACCCCGTCGCCGACGTCGACCGCACCCAGCGTGACGTCGCCGACGACCAGTTCCGCGGCCGCCACGCCTCCGCCGACCAGCGCGACGGCCAGCACGGCGGCGCCGGCGAGCACCCCGGCTGCCCCGGCGAGCAGTTCCGCGAGCACCGCGACGACCACGACGACCACGACGACCACGACGACGAGCGTGGTGGAGCCCAGCCCACCGCCGTCGACGTCAGCTGCTGCTCCGGCTCCGGCGCCGCGCGCGCAGTCCGGCCCGCCGTCTCAGCCCGCCGAGCGTCCGGTGGCACCGACCACGACGACCGTGCTGCCCCCGCGTTGA
- a CDS encoding DUF5319 domain-containing protein, translating to MRDHLPPGLPPDPFADDPSDPTAALDALEPGQPLDSQERIAVEADLADLAVYEALLAHKGIRGLVVCCDECQQDHYHDWDMLRANLLQLLVDGTVRPHEPAYDPEPDAYVTWDYCRGYADASLNEATTESDGYR from the coding sequence GTGCGTGACCACCTGCCACCGGGTTTGCCGCCCGACCCCTTCGCCGATGATCCGAGCGACCCCACGGCGGCTCTCGACGCACTCGAGCCCGGGCAGCCGCTCGACTCGCAGGAACGCATCGCCGTCGAGGCCGATCTCGCCGACCTGGCGGTCTACGAAGCGCTGTTGGCGCACAAGGGCATTCGCGGACTCGTGGTCTGTTGCGACGAGTGCCAGCAGGACCACTATCACGACTGGGACATGCTGCGGGCCAACCTGTTGCAGCTCCTGGTCGACGGAACCGTCCGGCCGCACGAGCCCGCCTACGACCCTGAGCCCGACGCCTACGTGACCTGGGATTACTGCCGCGGTTACGCCGATGCCTCACTCAACGAGGCCACCACCGAGTCCGACGGATATCGCTGA